A portion of the Aquicoccus sp. G2-2 genome contains these proteins:
- a CDS encoding carboxyltransferase domain-containing protein — MTKHSPDIAPLGADGLLVRFATTLDDAANRAVLAFAAALDTDPPEGVAEVSTALASVYVRFDQSKTTRAALTQALQSRLSAQDWRSLPEAAPARRWHIPAAFGGTLGPQLAEVAALLEMTEEKTVADLVAHPVRVLAIGFAPGQPYMGMLPERWDIPRQQEITASVPAGALVAAVRQLIIFTAEAPTGWRQIGQTAFRPYRPDADQPFPLLPGDVLQFAPVSAEEFDRITRSNNDGLGGARLEEAP, encoded by the coding sequence ATGACAAAGCACAGTCCCGATATTGCCCCGCTTGGTGCCGATGGGCTTCTGGTGCGCTTCGCCACCACGCTTGATGATGCCGCCAACCGCGCCGTGCTGGCTTTTGCTGCGGCGCTCGATACCGATCCGCCCGAAGGTGTCGCCGAGGTTTCCACCGCGCTGGCGTCCGTCTATGTGCGATTCGACCAAAGCAAAACCACGCGCGCGGCACTCACCCAAGCACTACAAAGCCGTCTTTCCGCGCAGGATTGGCGCTCCTTGCCTGAGGCCGCACCTGCGCGGCGCTGGCATATCCCGGCGGCCTTTGGCGGTACGCTTGGCCCGCAACTGGCCGAAGTCGCCGCCCTTCTCGAAATGACCGAAGAAAAAACCGTAGCCGATCTCGTCGCCCATCCGGTGCGCGTTCTGGCCATCGGCTTTGCACCGGGGCAGCCCTATATGGGCATGTTGCCCGAACGCTGGGACATTCCGCGCCAGCAGGAAATCACCGCCTCTGTCCCTGCCGGCGCGCTGGTCGCTGCCGTGCGGCAACTCATCATCTTCACCGCCGAAGCCCCAACCGGCTGGCGCCAGATCGGGCAAACCGCGTTTCGCCCCTACCGCCCAGACGCCGATCAACCTTTCCCGCTGCTGCCCGGTGATGTGCTGCAATTTGCGCCTGTCTCGGCGGAAGAATTCGACCGGATCACGCGCAGCAATAATGATGGGCTGGGCGGCGCACGGCTGGAGGAGGCGCCATGA
- a CDS encoding DUF1674 domain-containing protein: protein MNCPWQSLKRGVYQAHDREERPPPAALRALQEAEERRRKAETEARQTPKELGGRDGLDPARYGDWERKGIAVDF from the coding sequence ATGAACTGTCCTTGGCAAAGTCTCAAGCGCGGCGTATATCAAGCGCATGACCGAGAAGAAAGACCTCCCCCCGCCGCCCTCCGCGCCTTGCAAGAGGCCGAAGAACGCCGCCGCAAAGCCGAAACAGAAGCCCGACAGACGCCAAAGGAACTTGGCGGGCGAGACGGGCTCGACCCCGCGCGCTATGGCGATTGGGAAAGAAAAGGCATCGCGGTCGATTTCTGA
- a CDS encoding biotin-dependent carboxyltransferase family protein, whose product MSTLSIHRAGPALSVQDLGRSGTLRLGLSRGGAADRLALLEGAALLGQSTPCAAIEMAGMGGSFTADTPTRFALTGAAMRATLDGTPLTWNASHLLMPDAQLEIGPAIAGVYGYLCLASGIATPEILGSRSAHLGAGLGHALSAGDTLPFGPDTSPAAAPQRLSPEDRVSGGLIRVVEGPQTSLYSSETRARFAKTDFRRSTHGNRQGVRLDFDGEPFQATDQLGIVSDVIVPGDIQMTGDGIPFVLGPECQTIGGYPRIGAVIPQDLPKIAQSAPGTVLRFAFISHEEADALYQSESSQLRTLTANAEPMHRDPHDIADLLSYQLISGVTSGNELEEG is encoded by the coding sequence ATGAGCACGCTTTCCATTCACCGCGCTGGCCCGGCCCTGTCGGTGCAGGATTTGGGCCGTTCCGGCACCTTGCGGCTGGGCCTTTCGCGCGGCGGGGCGGCGGATCGACTGGCTTTGCTTGAAGGGGCCGCCCTGCTGGGCCAATCGACACCATGCGCCGCCATCGAAATGGCCGGTATGGGCGGCAGCTTCACCGCCGACACCCCGACCCGGTTCGCACTTACCGGCGCGGCGATGCGCGCCACACTGGATGGCACACCGCTCACCTGGAACGCCAGCCATCTGTTGATGCCCGACGCGCAGCTTGAAATCGGCCCGGCCATTGCCGGAGTTTATGGCTATCTCTGCCTCGCCAGCGGGATTGCCACACCTGAAATCCTTGGTTCGCGGTCTGCACATCTGGGCGCCGGGCTGGGCCATGCGTTGTCTGCAGGCGATACCCTGCCCTTCGGTCCTGACACCTCGCCTGCCGCAGCGCCCCAGCGTCTCAGCCCCGAAGACCGGGTTTCGGGCGGCCTGATCCGCGTCGTCGAAGGCCCGCAAACCAGTCTCTATTCAAGCGAAACTCGCGCCCGTTTTGCCAAAACAGATTTTCGCCGCTCGACCCATGGCAACCGGCAAGGAGTGCGGCTCGACTTTGACGGGGAGCCGTTTCAGGCGACCGACCAGCTTGGCATTGTTTCTGACGTAATCGTGCCGGGCGATATTCAGATGACTGGCGATGGCATTCCCTTCGTGCTTGGCCCGGAATGTCAGACCATCGGCGGCTATCCCCGCATCGGCGCAGTGATCCCGCAGGACCTGCCCAAAATCGCGCAGAGTGCCCCCGGCACCGTTCTGCGGTTCGCTTTCATCTCCCATGAGGAGGCCGACGCGCTCTATCAATCCGAATCCTCCCAGCTACGCACCCTGACGGCAAATGCAGAGCCGATGCACCGCGACCCGCATGACATCGCCGACCTGCTCAGCTATCAACTGATCAGCGGCGTTACGTCCGGCAATGAGCTTGAGGAGGGCTGA
- a CDS encoding RsmB/NOP family class I SAM-dependent RNA methyltransferase produces the protein MSTASARRTAVYLLDQVLGEHRLLSELGAAYDRLPAERARAQRLATETLRGLERADRLLARHLNKAPALHVRNVLRLATVELAHGGDAHGVVNEAVNIVASHKRHNRLKGLVNAVLRKIAAEVPEAWQRLRVPRLPKWLRTPLVQAYGPDVMAAMEAAHFNGAALDITAKTDPDTAQKALDGVLLPTGSIRLEGSHQVTGLPGYVVGDWWVQDAAAALPARILAAQPGEKVLDMCAAPGGKTLQLAATGADVTALDISEARLERVHQNLARTGLTAVVEAGDALIHQGRYDAILLDAPCSATGTLRRHPDLPWAKDGAEFAGLIDLQAQMLDHAISLLNPGGRIVFCTCSLLPDEGECQVEEALGRHKALKADRAALRVPGINAEWGTQEGGLRLRPDYWADCGGMDGFYIACLRLD, from the coding sequence ATGAGCACCGCTTCGGCCCGCCGCACCGCCGTTTACCTGCTGGATCAGGTTCTCGGCGAACACCGTCTTCTGAGTGAACTGGGGGCGGCCTATGACCGGCTCCCCGCCGAGCGCGCCCGCGCGCAGCGGTTGGCCACCGAGACGCTGCGTGGGCTGGAACGCGCTGACCGGCTGCTTGCGCGGCATTTGAACAAAGCGCCGGCCCTGCATGTGCGCAATGTGTTGCGGCTGGCAACGGTTGAGCTGGCCCATGGTGGCGATGCACATGGGGTGGTAAATGAGGCGGTGAATATCGTGGCCAGCCACAAGCGGCATAACCGGCTCAAGGGGTTGGTGAACGCTGTGCTGCGCAAGATCGCGGCAGAGGTGCCCGAGGCGTGGCAGCGGTTACGTGTTCCGCGCCTGCCAAAATGGCTGCGCACGCCGCTGGTTCAGGCTTATGGGCCGGACGTGATGGCGGCAATGGAGGCGGCGCATTTTAACGGTGCGGCGCTCGACATAACGGCAAAAACAGACCCTGATACGGCGCAAAAGGCTCTTGATGGCGTATTGTTACCGACCGGCTCTATCCGGCTTGAAGGCTCTCATCAGGTGACGGGTTTGCCGGGTTATGTGGTTGGCGACTGGTGGGTGCAAGATGCCGCCGCTGCCCTGCCTGCGCGCATTCTCGCGGCGCAACCGGGGGAAAAGGTGCTTGATATGTGTGCGGCTCCGGGCGGCAAGACGCTACAATTGGCGGCGACTGGTGCGGATGTGACGGCGCTTGATATTTCCGAAGCGCGGCTGGAGCGGGTGCATCAGAATCTTGCGCGCACCGGATTGACTGCTGTTGTCGAGGCGGGTGATGCGCTCATTCATCAGGGCCGGTATGACGCGATCTTGCTTGACGCGCCCTGCTCGGCCACCGGCACGCTCCGCCGTCACCCGGATTTGCCTTGGGCCAAGGACGGTGCGGAATTTGCCGGATTGATCGACTTGCAGGCACAGATGCTGGATCACGCCATCAGCCTGTTGAATCCCGGCGGGCGGATCGTGTTTTGCACCTGTAGCCTGCTGCCGGATGAAGGCGAGTGCCAGGTTGAAGAGGCGCTGGGACGGCATAAAGCGTTGAAAGCCGACCGCGCTGCGCTTCGGGTACCGGGAATCAACGCCGAATGGGGCACGCAAGAAGGCGGCCTGCGCCTGCGCCCGGATTACTGGGCTGATTGCGGCGGGATGGACGGATTTTACATTGCCTGCCTGCGGCTGGATTAG
- a CDS encoding phosphodiester glycosidase family protein, whose amino-acid sequence MRWLAVFFALWAGAAQAVSCNDVSYEDISYSVCEVDATAERIELFLNNDAGEVIGQFSGVRAALSPKGKQLEFAMNAGMYHNDRAPVGLYIQNGEELHRLITSEGPGNFGLLPNGVFCIREGRADVIETLHYARENPACRDATQSGPMLVIDGKLHPRFLKDSDSRHIRNGVGTSADGRRVVFAISNQIVTFHEFGRFFRDYLHLPQALYLDGRVSRLYAPEIGRDDLGFALGPIVGVVE is encoded by the coding sequence ATGCGTTGGCTGGCGGTGTTTTTCGCACTCTGGGCCGGGGCGGCCCAGGCCGTCAGCTGCAACGACGTGAGTTACGAGGACATTTCCTATTCGGTCTGCGAGGTCGATGCCACGGCAGAGCGGATCGAGCTTTTCCTCAACAATGACGCAGGCGAGGTGATCGGCCAGTTCTCAGGCGTGCGCGCGGCCCTCTCGCCCAAGGGCAAGCAGCTCGAATTCGCGATGAACGCGGGCATGTACCACAATGATCGCGCCCCTGTCGGGCTTTATATCCAGAACGGGGAAGAGCTTCACCGCCTGATCACATCCGAAGGCCCCGGCAATTTCGGGTTGCTGCCCAACGGGGTGTTTTGCATCCGTGAAGGCCGCGCTGATGTGATCGAAACTCTGCACTACGCCCGCGAAAACCCCGCCTGCCGTGATGCCACCCAATCCGGCCCGATGCTGGTGATTGATGGCAAGCTGCACCCGCGCTTCTTGAAAGACAGCGACAGCCGCCATATCCGCAATGGTGTTGGCACCTCCGCCGATGGTCGCCGCGTGGTCTTTGCCATCTCGAACCAGATCGTCACCTTCCACGAATTCGGCCGCTTTTTCCGCGATTACCTGCACCTGCCGCAGGCGCTTTATCTCGATGGCAGGGTTTCGCGGCTCTACGCACCCGAGATTGGCCGCGATGATCTCGGCTTCGCACTTGGCCCAATCGTCGGCGTGGTAGAGTAA
- the truB gene encoding tRNA pseudouridine(55) synthase TruB, producing the protein MARKRKGRDISGWLIVDKPAGMTSTAVVNKVRWAFDAKKAGHAGTLDPDATGLLAIALGEATKTVPYVTDALKAYRFTVKLGEATNTDDAEGEVIAHSDLRPTDDEIKAALSGFLGETEQIPPKFSAVKIDGQRAYKLARAGEEFEVEPRPLWVEELLLIDRPDADHAVLDMTCGKGGYVRSLARDLGEVLGCYGHVTRLRRLWSGPFECTDAITFVQIEELARTPALDDWLRPLEVGLMDLPEVKATDAGAARLRNGNPGMVIAHDVEYGDECWASFDGRALAVGRYKAGELHPSRVFQVG; encoded by the coding sequence ATGGCACGCAAACGCAAAGGCCGCGATATTTCAGGCTGGCTCATCGTCGATAAACCGGCTGGCATGACTTCAACAGCGGTAGTCAACAAGGTCCGCTGGGCGTTTGACGCGAAAAAGGCAGGCCACGCCGGCACGCTCGACCCTGACGCGACGGGCCTATTGGCCATCGCACTGGGCGAGGCGACCAAGACGGTGCCTTATGTCACCGACGCGCTGAAAGCGTATCGCTTTACCGTGAAACTGGGCGAGGCGACCAATACCGACGATGCCGAAGGCGAGGTCATCGCGCACTCCGACCTGCGCCCTACGGATGATGAGATCAAAGCCGCACTTTCCGGATTTTTGGGCGAAACAGAGCAGATTCCACCGAAATTTTCCGCAGTGAAGATCGACGGGCAGCGCGCTTACAAGCTGGCCCGTGCCGGTGAGGAATTTGAAGTCGAGCCGCGCCCGCTCTGGGTCGAAGAACTCTTGTTGATCGACCGGCCCGATGCCGATCATGCGGTGCTTGACATGACTTGCGGCAAGGGTGGTTACGTGCGCAGCCTTGCTCGCGATCTCGGCGAAGTGCTGGGCTGTTACGGTCATGTAACCCGGTTGCGGCGGCTCTGGTCCGGCCCGTTTGAATGCACCGATGCGATCACCTTTGTGCAGATCGAAGAGCTCGCCCGCACACCCGCGCTCGATGACTGGTTGCGCCCGCTGGAAGTGGGGCTGATGGACCTGCCGGAAGTGAAGGCGACCGACGCAGGGGCGGCGCGGCTGCGCAACGGCAATCCCGGCATGGTGATCGCGCATGACGTGGAGTATGGCGATGAATGCTGGGCGTCATTTGATGGCCGCGCGCTCGCCGTTGGCCGCTATAAGGCCGGAGAGTTGCATCCCTCTCGGGTGTTTCAAGTAGGCTAG
- a CDS encoding SDR family NAD(P)-dependent oxidoreductase, giving the protein MGQLDGKTAWITGGGTGIGAAAATALADAGAHVIVSGRRAEPLETVVATIKEAGGTARALTLDVANSAEVRAAAEQIGTVDILVASAGLNTPDRALEDLSDDAWDHVININLNGVFYPCRAVLPAMRAAGGGQVILISSWAGRYATRLTGAAYNASKRAVIALSESINDEDGGHGIRSTVIMPGEVATPIMQARPNPPSDAELAKMLQADDLGATVRFVAELPPRACINEVLISPTWNRFYQGFAELS; this is encoded by the coding sequence ATGGGCCAGCTTGACGGAAAGACCGCCTGGATCACCGGCGGCGGAACCGGCATCGGCGCCGCTGCGGCCACGGCGCTGGCCGACGCGGGCGCGCATGTGATTGTCTCTGGCCGCCGTGCCGAACCGCTTGAAACCGTGGTCGCCACCATCAAAGAGGCGGGCGGAACGGCGCGGGCGCTGACGCTCGACGTCGCCAACTCCGCCGAAGTGCGCGCCGCTGCCGAGCAAATCGGCACCGTCGATATCCTCGTCGCGTCCGCCGGACTCAATACGCCTGATCGTGCGCTGGAAGACCTGAGTGACGACGCATGGGATCATGTCATCAACATCAACCTCAACGGCGTCTTCTACCCTTGCCGCGCCGTGCTGCCCGCCATGCGCGCCGCAGGGGGCGGCCAGGTTATTCTGATCTCAAGCTGGGCCGGGCGGTATGCCACCCGGCTTACCGGGGCCGCCTATAACGCCAGCAAACGCGCCGTCATCGCGCTCTCTGAATCAATCAACGATGAAGACGGCGGCCATGGCATCCGCTCCACCGTGATCATGCCCGGCGAAGTGGCCACCCCGATCATGCAAGCCCGGCCCAATCCGCCATCTGACGCCGAGTTGGCCAAAATGCTACAGGCTGATGATCTCGGCGCCACCGTGCGTTTCGTCGCCGAATTGCCGCCGCGCGCCTGCATCAACGAAGTGCTAATCTCCCCCACATGGAACCGCTTCTATCAGGGCTTTGCCGAGCTTTCGTGA
- the rbfA gene encoding 30S ribosome-binding factor RbfA — protein sequence MAKNKFHDGPGPSQRQLRVGELIRRKLAEVLGRGDVHDPELNTMSITVGEVRVSPDLKIATAYVMPLGGQHQDLAVPALARNKGELRRMIGKSLGLKYAPDLRFRLDDTFDRMDETRRLFGQDDVRRDVEQ from the coding sequence ATGGCAAAGAACAAATTTCATGATGGTCCCGGCCCGTCCCAGCGGCAATTGCGCGTGGGCGAACTGATCCGGCGTAAACTGGCCGAAGTGCTGGGCCGTGGCGATGTCCACGACCCCGAATTGAACACCATGTCGATCACCGTGGGCGAAGTGCGTGTGTCCCCCGACCTGAAGATCGCAACCGCCTATGTCATGCCGCTCGGTGGGCAGCATCAGGATCTGGCCGTGCCCGCGCTGGCCCGCAACAAGGGCGAGTTGCGGCGCATGATCGGCAAATCTCTGGGGTTGAAATACGCCCCCGATCTGCGCTTTCGTCTGGATGATACGTTTGATCGGATGGACGAAACGCGGCGGCTTTTCGGTCAGGATGACGTGCGCCGCGACGTGGAGCAGTAA
- a CDS encoding 5-oxoprolinase subunit PxpA — translation MVTKVDLNSDMGEGFGPWTMGDDAALLKIVTSANIACGLHAGDPDWMAKTMALAVQNGVGIGAHPGFDDLRGFGRRRMKRSDAELANLVTYQLGAAQAMARAAGGHVRHLKLHGALSNMCSEDAAMAKVCYEAALRVDPDLVIMVLAGTAQQKAMEAIGGTWVGEIFADRAYNDDATLVDRSLPGAVLHEAAVAAPRILAMLREDAIIAESGKRIPARINTICLHSDTPEAVEMAGELRRLLTGAGVEITKL, via the coding sequence ATGGTCACAAAAGTCGATCTGAATTCCGACATGGGCGAAGGGTTCGGCCCGTGGACAATGGGCGACGATGCCGCACTTTTGAAAATCGTCACCTCCGCCAATATCGCCTGCGGGCTGCACGCCGGTGATCCTGACTGGATGGCGAAAACCATGGCGCTGGCGGTGCAAAACGGTGTTGGCATCGGGGCCCATCCGGGGTTCGATGATCTGCGCGGTTTCGGGCGACGACGGATGAAGCGCAGCGATGCGGAGCTTGCAAATCTCGTCACCTATCAACTGGGCGCCGCACAGGCGATGGCCCGCGCGGCAGGAGGCCATGTCCGGCATTTGAAACTCCACGGTGCCCTCTCGAACATGTGCAGCGAAGATGCGGCAATGGCAAAGGTCTGCTATGAGGCCGCACTCCGCGTTGATCCTGATCTTGTCATCATGGTGTTGGCGGGCACGGCGCAACAAAAAGCGATGGAGGCCATCGGCGGCACATGGGTGGGGGAGATTTTCGCCGATCGCGCCTATAACGACGATGCCACGCTGGTTGACCGTTCGCTCCCCGGTGCCGTGCTGCACGAAGCTGCCGTCGCCGCGCCGCGTATCCTTGCGATGCTGCGTGAAGATGCAATCATCGCCGAATCCGGCAAGCGTATCCCGGCACGGATCAACACCATCTGCTTGCATTCTGACACCCCCGAAGCGGTGGAAATGGCAGGTGAGTTGCGCCGTCTGCTGACCGGGGCAGGGGTTGAAATCACCAAACTCTGA
- the dapB gene encoding 4-hydroxy-tetrahydrodipicolinate reductase: MAELPGIVITGASGRMGQMLVREIVTSDKAQLVGAIERDGHDWLGRDVGEAMGIGALGVLVQSDPLESFARAHAVIDFTSPEATLGFAKYAAQARVVHVIGTTGMTEAQIAKLEPASRHAVIVRAGNMSLGVNLLTQLTRKVAEALDEDYDIEVIEAHHNQKVDAPSGTALMLGEAAAEGRGVALSDVADRGRDGHTGKRARGDIGFTAIRGGDIVGEHDVMFAAAGERIILRHVATDRSIYARGALKAALWGQDKAPGQYDMIDVLGL; encoded by the coding sequence ATGGCGGAATTGCCGGGAATCGTAATCACTGGTGCCTCGGGGCGCATGGGGCAGATGCTGGTGCGCGAGATTGTGACCTCGGACAAAGCGCAGCTTGTCGGCGCAATCGAGCGTGACGGCCATGACTGGCTTGGCCGGGATGTGGGCGAGGCGATGGGAATCGGCGCGCTGGGCGTGCTGGTGCAAAGCGATCCGCTGGAGAGTTTCGCGCGCGCCCATGCGGTGATTGATTTCACCTCGCCGGAGGCGACGCTTGGTTTTGCCAAATACGCGGCACAGGCACGGGTGGTGCATGTAATCGGCACGACCGGCATGACTGAGGCGCAAATCGCCAAGTTAGAGCCTGCTTCGCGCCATGCGGTGATCGTGCGGGCGGGCAATATGAGTCTTGGCGTTAACCTGCTGACGCAATTGACCCGCAAAGTGGCAGAGGCGCTTGATGAAGACTACGACATCGAGGTGATCGAGGCTCATCACAATCAGAAGGTCGATGCGCCGTCTGGCACGGCCTTGATGCTGGGCGAAGCGGCGGCAGAGGGGCGCGGCGTGGCGCTAAGCGATGTGGCAGATCGTGGGCGCGACGGGCATACCGGCAAGCGCGCACGCGGCGATATCGGCTTCACCGCGATTCGCGGCGGCGATATCGTGGGGGAGCATGACGTGATGTTCGCCGCGGCGGGAGAGCGGATTATCCTGCGCCATGTTGCCACGGACCGCTCAATTTATGCCCGTGGCGCGCTCAAAGCCGCGCTTTGGGGGCAAGACAAGGCACCGGGTCAGTATGATATGATTGACGTGCTGGGGTTGTGA
- a CDS encoding heparinase II/III family protein → MPDSQTTGTWRTRALNRAHARLSGLGRGATAFVSQPEPRTIGMFARGRQLVAGNFLFAGHLVENGEASIWALGVQSAAFQAEIHGFAWLDDLAAVGDLASRARAQAWTWDWIARYGSGKGAGWTPELTGRRLIRWINHALFLLQNRDKALSDQFYRSLAQQTHFLGRRWQATRPGLPRFEALTGLIYAGLSLEGMERHVKPAVKALAQECERQVNDEGGIPTRNPEELLEVFTLLTWAAAALEEAGKFVPRAHFSAIERIAPTLRTLRHADGGLARFHGGGRGLEGRLDNALAQSGVKGRSPEGLSMGYARLSAGRTSVIVDAAAPPKGNASHDAHASTLAFELTSGRRPLIVNCGSGANFGEEWRRAGRATPSHSALCIEGYSSARLAGGLGSGAELIFDAPQRVPIEMSHASDGIRFQGGHDGWLKTHGLTHARTLELTFDGRGMVGEDLLVCLEEADRKRFDKRMEDALEPGIPFQIRFHLHPEVDAEVDMGGVAVSLALKSGELWVLRSEGNITMSVEPSVYLERGRLKPRATRQVVLSGMAVGHATQVRWSISKAHETPMAIRDLKQDELPI, encoded by the coding sequence ATGCCAGATTCTCAAACGACAGGCACGTGGCGAACACGAGCCTTGAACCGCGCCCATGCGCGCCTGAGCGGGCTTGGCCGGGGCGCAACCGCGTTCGTTTCGCAACCTGAGCCGCGCACTATCGGCATGTTTGCACGTGGGCGGCAGCTTGTGGCTGGCAATTTCCTGTTTGCCGGGCATCTGGTGGAAAACGGCGAGGCGAGCATCTGGGCGCTGGGCGTACAGAGTGCGGCATTTCAGGCCGAGATTCACGGGTTTGCGTGGCTTGATGATCTGGCGGCGGTGGGTGATCTGGCCTCACGCGCACGTGCTCAAGCGTGGACCTGGGACTGGATCGCGCGTTATGGCAGCGGCAAGGGCGCAGGGTGGACGCCGGAGCTGACCGGGCGGCGGCTGATCCGCTGGATCAACCACGCGCTTTTCCTGCTACAGAATCGCGACAAGGCGCTAAGCGACCAGTTCTATCGTTCGCTGGCGCAGCAGACGCATTTTCTTGGCCGTCGCTGGCAGGCGACCCGCCCCGGTTTGCCGCGTTTCGAGGCCTTGACCGGGTTGATCTATGCCGGGTTGTCGCTGGAAGGGATGGAGCGGCATGTGAAACCGGCGGTGAAGGCGCTGGCGCAAGAATGCGAACGTCAGGTCAATGACGAAGGCGGCATTCCGACGCGCAATCCCGAAGAGCTTCTGGAGGTGTTTACCTTGCTCACCTGGGCGGCGGCGGCGCTGGAGGAGGCGGGCAAGTTTGTTCCGCGCGCACATTTTAGCGCCATAGAGCGGATCGCACCGACGCTGCGCACCCTGCGCCATGCCGATGGCGGGCTGGCGCGATTCCATGGCGGCGGGCGCGGGCTTGAAGGACGGCTTGATAACGCGCTGGCGCAATCGGGTGTGAAGGGCCGTTCGCCCGAAGGGCTCTCAATGGGTTATGCGCGGCTATCTGCCGGGCGCACCAGCGTGATTGTCGATGCCGCTGCACCGCCGAAGGGCAACGCAAGCCACGACGCACACGCCAGCACATTGGCGTTTGAACTGACATCGGGGCGGCGGCCACTGATCGTCAATTGTGGGTCGGGCGCCAACTTTGGCGAGGAATGGCGCCGGGCGGGGCGGGCAACGCCGTCGCATTCGGCGCTGTGCATCGAAGGCTATTCCAGCGCGCGACTGGCGGGCGGATTGGGGAGCGGTGCCGAGCTTATTTTCGATGCGCCGCAGCGGGTTCCGATCGAGATGAGCCATGCTTCGGACGGGATTCGGTTTCAGGGCGGGCACGATGGTTGGCTAAAGACGCACGGGCTGACCCATGCACGCACGCTTGAGCTGACCTTCGATGGCCGCGGCATGGTTGGTGAAGATTTGCTGGTCTGCCTTGAGGAGGCGGACAGGAAGCGGTTCGACAAACGCATGGAAGATGCGTTGGAGCCGGGGATTCCGTTCCAGATCCGCTTCCATCTGCACCCGGAGGTGGATGCGGAGGTTGATATGGGCGGTGTTGCCGTCTCTTTGGCGCTCAAAAGCGGGGAGCTTTGGGTGCTCAGGAGTGAGGGCAACATCACGATGAGTGTGGAGCCGTCGGTGTACCTTGAGCGCGGACGGTTGAAGCCGCGCGCCACACGCCAGGTTGTGCTTTCGGGCATGGCTGTGGGCCATGCGACCCAAGTGCGGTGGTCGATCTCAAAGGCGCACGAAACACCAATGGCGATCCGTGATTTGAAACAGGATGAATTGCCGATCTGA